One window from the genome of Elaeis guineensis isolate ETL-2024a chromosome 5, EG11, whole genome shotgun sequence encodes:
- the LOC105044876 gene encoding late embryogenesis abundant protein At1g64065 yields the protein MDSTSSKPHHHSHRRRRWRCCVLISAAVVLFVALLLLILGLTVFRPRHAVTTINSVRLAGLRVGFDVPNLGVDLNVTLDLDLTATNPNHASFRYGDGSADLYYRGNVVGEAAIPPGEVAAGGSVRTEVLLTVMAGRLIGNSAVYADAISGSLPFTTTTEIPGRVTVLGVFKHHMVTYSTCNIVVNVRNRSVENSDCTYKTKL from the coding sequence ATGGACTCCACCTCCTCCAAGCCCCACCACCACTCCCACCGCCGCCGCCGGTGGCGGTGCTGCGTCCTGATCTCCGCCGCTGTCGTCCTCTTCGTcgccctcctcctcctcatcctcggCCTCACCGTCTTCCGGCCCCGCCACGCCGTCACCACCATCAACTCCGTCCGCCTCGCCGGCCTCCGCGTCGGCTTCGACGTCCCCAACCTCGGCGTCGACCTCAACGTCACTCTCGACCTCGACCTCACGGCCACCAACCCCAACCACGCTAGCTTCCGTTACGGCGACGGCTCCGCCGATCTCTATTACCGCGGCAACGTCGTCGGCGAGGCCGCCATCCCACCGGGGGAGGTCGCCGCTGGTGGCTCGGTCCGAACCGAGGTCCTCCTCACCGTGATGGCCGGCCGCCTGATCGGCAACTCTGCCGTGTACGCTGACGCGATCTCGGGGTCGTTGCCGTTCACGACGACGACGGAGATTCCGGGGAGGGTTACGGTTCTCGGCGTATTCAAGCATCACATGGTGACTTATAGTACGTGCAATATCGTGGTGAATGTTCGGAATCGGTCGGTGGAGAACTCGGATTGCACGTACAAGACAAAGCTCTGA